The nucleotide sequence ATTCGGGCGACCGTCGTCTTGTTTATGTTATGGAGGATTTAACCATCTGTACAAAGAACGAAGGCGAATCGTTGGATGAATTTAATCTGGAGATAATTTACTGTCTGGGTTGTTCGTGGTCGGGCAGTCCTGCTCGTTTGAAACAAACCAAAAGATACTAACACTGCATATGGCTAAAACGAAGACAATGTATGTGTGTTCAAGTTGTGGCGCTGACTCTCCCAAATGGGTGGGAAAGTGTCCTTCTTGCGGCGAGTGGAATACCTATGTGGAAGAAATTGTAATGAAGGATCCGGTTGCAAAAAGGTCAATCCCGGGTATTACAGAGTCTACGAAAGCTCGCCCGGTGCTTTTGCGTGACATTACTTCCCGTGAAGAAGCACGTATTGATTTGGGTGACGAAGAATTAAACCGTGTTTTGGGAGGCGGATTAGTCCGGGGTTCGCTTGTGCTTATTGGTGGAGAGCCCGGAATCGGCAAGTCCACATTGGTCCTTCAGACAGTTTTGGGACTTAATTCCCTTAAGACCCTTTATGTTTCAGGAGAAGAGAGCAGTAGCCAGCTTAAACTTCGCGCCGATCGTTTGCAGCACCATAATCCCGATTGTTTTATCCTTTGCGAAACCAATTTGGAGCAGATTTTTGTGCAGGCTAATACCTTGCAGCCCGATTTGTTGATTATCGACTCCATACAGACTATGTTTACAGAGATGATAGAATCGTCGCCCGGGAGTGTGTCTCAGGTTCGGGAGTGTTCGGCCTCTATTCTTAAGTATGCAAAAGAAAGCGGAACGCCAGTACTTCTTATTGGACATATAAATAAAGAAGGCAGTATTGCCGGTCCCAAAGTGCTGGAACATATTGTAGATACGGTATTACAGTTTGAAGGAGATCAGCACTATATGTACCGTATCCTCCGAAGTATTAAAAACCGCTTTGGAAGCACTTCGGAGCTGGGTATTTATGAGATGAGGCAAAATGGGTTAAGACAGGTAAGCAATCCTTCGGAATTGCTGCTCACCCAAAACCATGAAGGTTTGAGCGGCGTTGCTATCTCTGCCGCGATGGAAGGTATTCGTCCGTTTCTTATAGAAACGCAGGCATTAGTAAGTTCTGCTGTTTACGGAGTGCCACAGCGTAGCGCTACAGGGTTCGACCTAAGGCGCATGAATATGTTACTGGCTGTTCTCGAGAAAAGAGCAGGATTCAAGCTTGTACAAAAGGATGTTTTTCTCAATATTGCCGGCGGACTTAAAGTGAGCGATCCCGCCATAGATCTGGCGGTTATAAGCGCAGTGCTTTCTTCCAGCTTAGATATAAGTATCGAGCAAGGCGTATGTATGTCCGGCGAAGTTGGTCTTTCGGGCGAGATCCGTCCGGTAAACCGCATCGAGCAACGCATTCTTGAAGCAGAAAAACTTGGCTTCAAACGGATGATTATTCCACATAACAACCTGAAAGGGTTTGACTTTAAGCAAATTAAAATACAACTTATCCAGGTAAAGAAGGTGGAGGAAGCCTTCCGTCAGTTGTTTGGTTAACAAAATTCTCTTTTGTACTGTTGCAACAAGGTGTCTGTGTTGTCTGTTATAAACTAAATTAGAAGAATAAAGAATAATGATAAAAGAATTTCAGTTACGAGTGTTGCCCGAGGAGGCAGCCAATGAACAGGCATTAAAGCAGGTAATTTTTCGTGAAGGAGGCATTCGTCCCGAAGATATCAGCGCTATACGTGTCGTAAAACGTTCGGTGGATGCCCGGCAGCGTACCATATTTTTTAACATGAAGCTTCGGGTCTTTATCAACGAAGAGCCGGAAGAATTGGAATATGTTCCAACCGAATACAACGATGTTTCTACAGGTAAGCAGGTTGTTGTTGTAGGAGCGGGTCCCGGAGGATTATTTGCTTCTCTTCGTTTGATTGAACTTGGATTTCGTCCAATAATAGTAGAGCGGGGTAAGAATGTGCACGATCGCAGGAAAGATATTGCTTTAACTAGCCGCGAACAAATCGTAAACAGTGAATCTAACTATAGTTTTGGCGAAGGAGGGGCAGGAGCCTATTCCGACGGAAAGCTATACACTAGAAGCAAAAAAAGGGGATCCGTAGATAAAATATTAAATGTTTTCTGTCAGTACGGAGCAAGTCCTTCTATTCTGGCAGATGCTCATCCACATATCGGGACCGACAAACTACCAGGCATCATCGAAAATATACGAGAGCAGATAAAGTCCTGCGGTGGTGAAGTTCATTTTGAAACCCGGATGGATGCGTTTATCCGTAAGGGTGATGAGGTGATAGGTGTTGAAACAAATACAGGGAAAACTTTTATGGGCCCCGTTATCTTGGCAACCGGACATTCTGCGCGTGATGTGTTTTATTACCTGCAACAGCAAAAGATACCAATCGAAGCTAAAGGAATTGCCGTTGGTGTACGTCTGGAACATCCGCAGGAGCTGATTGATCAGATACAGTATCATCGGCCAGAGGGTAGGGGCGAATACCTGCCTGCAGCCGAATACAGTTTTGTAGGTCAGAGTGCCGGTCGTGGAGTTTATTCGTTTTGTATGTGTCCGGGTGGAGTGGTTGTACCTGCTGCTACCGGACCAAAGCAAGTCGTTGTAAATGGAATGTCTGCGTCGAGAAGAGGTTCCAAGTGGTCTAATTCCGGAATGGTAGTTGAGATACATCCCGAAGATTTTCCTGAATTTTCTGTCCACAAGGAACTTGCTTTGATGAAGTTTCAGGAACAGCTTGAAGAATACTCCTGGCTGAACGGTGGAATGAAACAGACAGCGCCTGCCCAACGTATGGTTGATTTTGTAAATAAGAAGAATTCTTCGGATACACCATCTACTTCGTATGCACCAGGTTTGCTTGCATCTCCTATGCATTTTTGGATGCCCGAGTTTATAACATCTCGTTTGCGTGAAGGTTTTCGTCATTTTGGCAAATTATCAAATGGATTTCTTACTAACGAAGCAGTAATGATTGGCGTGGAAAGCCGCACTTCGTCGCCAGTTCGTATCATACGCGACCGCGAAAGTTTCCAACATATCACTATTAAAGGTCTGTTCCCATGTGGTGAAGGAGCCGGATATGCCGGAGGAATTGTTTCGGCAGCAATTGATGGAGAACGCTGTGCAGAAGGAGTTGCTGCTTGTTTTGGAGGATTGACGCTTGGAAATTAGAATATTTTCGGTATAAATGATAAATGTTGCCGTCTTCCTTAAGTCAATAAGGGAGACGGCAACATTCTTTTAAAGTATTGGAAGATTGTTTATTCTTCTAGTTGTTTGGTGATTAAATCGATCAGCTCTACTCGTTCAATAGAAAAGGTGTTGTCCGATTGCTGTATATATAAAAGCATCTCCTTTGCTTTGGAAAGTAGGAGAGTTGATTCGTTTTTATCCAGATAACTCTCCTCAATAAGAGTCTTTGCCGCCAATTCCATCCGTTGAAGTCCGGCATGATCTCCCTGATCAAGTCGAAGACGTATAGTTTCCATATCAGAAGTTAGCAAAAAGTCTTTGTCAATCTGCAACGATTCGTACAACTTATTGGTCAGACTTTCTGCCCTTCTGCTGTTGTCCGAATGGCGCAGACCGACAAGCTGGGCAAGTACTTTACCGAGCTCTTCAATCTGCACCATAATAAAATCTCTTTTAAGCATAGGTGTTGTTATTGAATGGTTACTTTTATAATACGGATATCCTTTTTTGGCCTGTCATATGCATCTTTTGGTTGTTTGGCAATTGCGTCAACTACTTCAAAACCTTCTGTTACTTCGCCGTAGATAGTATAGAATCCATCCAGATGCGGACAGCCCCCTAAGGTTGTATAAACCTTACGTTGTTCTTCTGTAAAAAGGAGATGTCCAGGGGTAGATCTTATTACAGAATCTACTTTAGCATTGATTTCCGCTATGCGCTTATTGTATTCCCTTGGGTTATCTTTCTTTAATAACTCTATCTGTAATTTAACCGGCTTGTAATAGGTGTTCATCGCCTTTCTACGGATTGCCAAATTCTTTGTCAACTCAAGCGTATCCAACTCACCGGGTGTGTAAACCTTTCCATGAACGATAAAAAACTGCGACATATCCGACTTCTTTTTTGGATTGATATTATCGTTTTGGCGTGGGGCAGCCAATGCCCCTTTCTTATGAAAATAGTGATCTCGTAGCTCTGGAAGAATTTCGGAATTACGGTCTCCAAAGCCGCAACGTGCTCCGGCAGGTGCGTTTTTTGAATCAGGGGAACCTCCTTGAATCATAAATTCTTTAATAACCCGAGTGAATAAAGCTCCGTTATAATCGCCTTTAACGGCTTTGTTTATAAAAGTTTTGGTGTGATTTGGTACATCATTGTAGAGTCTGGCCTTGATTACCCCGGCACTTGTCGTGAATACCACAGTTTTGTCCTGACCATATATCTGAGATAATGAAGTTCCTGCTATGATACCCAGGAGTATTATGAATAACTTTCTCATTTCTAAAAATGTTTTTAAAATATTCAATGTATAATAAAATATGCAACACATTATGTATATGATTGAGAAACAAAGGATTGCGTATTATGATAAGTCATAATATTAATAATGTAAAGGTAGTGAATTGTGTTGTAAAACACAAATAATATGATTAACTTTGCACTGGTTTTTAAAGGTAATCTAGGTAAAATATTAATTATGAGTTGGTTAAATGATTTGTTGTGGGGCGAAGGAATTGCGCACTCAGTAATGTTATTGGCTTTTGTCATTGCGGCTGGTATTCAGTTAGGTAAGATAAAAGTCTTTGGCATTTCTTTGGGAATTACATTCGTTCTTTTCGTAGGAATTTTGCTTGGACAGATTGGTTTTAGAATGAATGCTGAAGTTCTTCATTTTATGAAAGAGTTCGGTCTTATTTTATTTGTATATTCTGTTGGTATGCAGGTAGGTCCTGGTTTCTTTTCATCTTTTAAAAAAGGAGGAATAACATTAAACCTGTTAGCCTGCGGTATCGTTTTTTTAGGTGTAACAACAACTATCGTCCTTCATTTTATTACCGGTGTTCCAATGGCCACGATGGTTGGTATTTTGTCTGGAGCAGTAACAAATACTCCTGGGTTGGGGGCAGCGCAACAAGCTTATAATGATGTGTTTGGAACTACCGATAATACAATTGCACTTGGTTATGCCGTCGCTTATCCGCTTGGGGTTGTAGGGATCATTCTTTCGCTTATTGTAATTCGTTATGTGTTCCGTGTTTCTTTTGACAAAGAGAATGACAAGTTGAATGAAATAGAGGGAAAACACCCAAATGAGGCTAAACCTATCTCTTTGGTTGTTAAGAATCCAGCAATATTTAACAAGTCTGTGGGAGAAATTTCCACGTTAATTGACAATCGTGAGTTTGTAATTTCCCGTATTAGTCATGTAAATGATGAGGTTGAAATACCTTCTTCAGCAACTGTACTGCACGAAAATGATAAAATCTTTGTTATCACGACCGAGCGTGATTCGGAAGCTCTCAGAACTTTTATTGGCGAAGAGATTGATATGGATCGGAAAGAATGGATCCGTCGTGAAAGCAAATTTATAAATCGTCGTATATTGATTACCAAGTCAGAAATGAATGGTAAGCGTCTGGGTTCGCTAAAGCTTCGCAATTTGTACGGGGTGAATATTACGCGAGTTAACCGTTCTGGAGTTGACTTGGTTGCTAATCCAAACCTTACTTTGCAGGTGGGCGACCGTGTAAATGTGGTTGGTACTGAATCTGCTATTGCTTCTGTGGAAAAGGTTTTGGGTAATTCTATGAAACGCTTGAACGAACCAAACTTGTTGTTTATCTTTGTAGGTATCTTTTTCGGAATCTTGTTGGGGAGTATTCCGATTGTATTTCCTGGTATCCCGCAGCCGGTTAAACTAGGTTTGGCTGGTGGCCCGCTTATAGTTTCTATCTTAATAAGCCGTTTTGGATATAAATACAAACTGGTTACTTATACGACCATGAGTGCCAACTTAATGCTTCGGGAAATTGGGATAACACTATTCCTTGCTTGTGTGGGAATTGGTGCCGGAGATGGTTTTATTGATACAATTGTAAATAATGGAGGATTATCGTGGATTGGTTACGGCTTTGCTATAACAACCATACCATTGCTAATCATCGGTTTTATAGGTCGCTATTTCTGTAATCTGAATTATTTTACATTAATGGGACTTATTGCAGGTAGTACAACCGATCCACCTGCATTGGCTTATGCGAATATGACAGCTGGTAATGATGCACCAGCCGTAGGTTATGCGACAGTTTATCCTCTCACTATGTTTCTCCGTGTACTTACGGCTCAGCTGCTGATATTGTTCTTTGTTTAATTTCATATATTGATGATACACGGAATTTTCCAGAATGGAAAATTCCGTGTATTTTTTTGTTCTGAATTTTATCTTTACTTTTGGCTCCTTATTAGGAATCTTAAAAATAAATACATATGGGAAAAGTTGGATCGTACATCGGTGTTGATTTAGGGGGTACAAATATGAGGGCTGCCAAGGTTACCGATGGTGTAATTGTAAAACAGCAAATTATGCCTACTCCCCGGACGGCAAAGAACTGTGAGGATACGATAGAAGCATTGATTAATGTCATTGCTGAGGTAATGGATGCAGATGTGCTTGCTATTGGGATAGGGGTTCCTAGTGTTGTAGACAGGCATTTGGGAATTGTTTATAATGTAGCGAATATCCCATATTGGGAGGAAGTTCATCTTAAAGATATACTTACTAGTCGGTTTTCAGTTCCTGTTTATGTGGATAATGATGCCAATTGTTTTGCATTAGGCGAGCGTTTCTTTGGAGAAGGACAGGCTATTCCTAATTTTGTTGGACTTACTTTAGGTACAGGACTAGGAGGTGGTATAATTCAACAAGGTAAGCTGCTGGATGACGCTAACTGCGGATCCGGAGAATTTGGAGAGATACCTTACAAAGAGCACAATTTGGAATATTATTGCAGCGGCAGCTATTTTATGAATGAATGGCACATCAATGGAAAGGAGATGCATGAGCGTGCCATGCAAAATGATCCGATTGCTTTGGAGGCATACCACCAATTGGGTTTACATCTTTCTGTAGCTGTTAAAATTGTTGTGCTTACTTTAGACCCTCAACTTATCGTTTTTGGTGGATCCGTTGCTGAGGCGCATTCTCTTTTTGAAGCAAGTCTTAAGGAGGGATTAAAGGATTTTCCTTATCCAAATTCAATAAATGGTTTACAGATACGTTATTCTAACTTACAAAATGCCGGCATTTTAGGAGCTGCGTCTCTTTGCTATTAAAGGTAATTGTAACGAACTTACAAAAAGCAAACGAGTTCTATAGGGTAAGTCTATAGAACTCGTTTGCTTTATTTATAAATTCAAAAGCATCGAATATACCCCAAAGAGTACGAATCGTATAAATTGTCTCTCATTCCATGTGAGTATTTAAACGAAAGAATGTTTTTCTTAAGTTCGTAGCTTAGATTTGTGCGAAGAACTCTGGGCCGATCTCCGTTGTTCTCGTAACCGGTATATCCCGCATAGTCTGACTGAATAGACAGGTTTCTATATTTTCCTGTAAGTCCTATCCCATAGGTATAAGCATCATCCTGTCTATGTACCATACTGTTTGTCATCCAGCAATAAAAGCCAGCCATTCCATGAAGCCTTAGAGATGCTGTACCAGATTTGTTTTTTGCAATTGTTTTTCCAAAGGTAAGATCAAACCAATATCCGGCGGCGTCGGTAAAGCGTGCTTCAGCCAGACGCTGACCAGTCGCTGTTCGGATGTACATCCTTCCAACAATATCCAGCCATTTCTCGCTGCGGAGTATCTGATAATGAGTGCCGATAGTAACATCACCCAATATTTGGTCAAAATTCTTTAATCCTGCCGCGAACCTTTCATCGCGTGTCTCGGGAGTTAATGTGTATTCTGTTTCGTATGTACAGGTTACTTCTACGGCAACGCGGTTATTTACCAGGGGGATATAGAGCCTTCCATACCAATTTTTTGTTTTGTCGCCGGTATAGTGATGATATTCGCCACGGAATTCCACTTCCCAACGGTTGCTTACACTTGCAGAGAGTAAAGTAGGAATGGGTAACGCATTTGGTCCGAAGTATCTGGGCGAGTATATCAGATGTGTTGCCCTTTCCCGCCAGTCCTCATCTCCAACGGCTGCATAAGTCCGGGTGAACCCATAAAGCAATAAGCCAGCAATCAACAATATATATTTATATGACATCTGTTATAAATTCTTTATTTATTGAGCCAAATATACTATTTTTTCATTTTAATGAGTTAATTTTGTCTGAGTATCTTAATAAATTATAGATGTTATGAAACAAACTATTCTTTGTAAATTAATCATTATATTGGCTTTCGGATTAGTTTCCGGTGTTGTTTGGGCTAAAAAGCCAGTTAAAGCTTTGATTATTACCGGACAAAACAATCACAACTGGCAGGTAAGTAATGTTGTGTTGAAACAAATTCTTGAACAATCCGGACGTTTCGCTGTGGATGTGGCTATCGCACCACCAGCAGGAAAGGATATGAGTACTTTTGTTCCTGATTTTGCTCCATATCAGCTTGTTGTTTTAGATTATAATGGAGATGCGTGGCCAGAAGAAACAAACCGGCGTTTTCTTTCTTTCGTTCAGAACGGAGGAGGAGTGGTTGTTTATCATGCCGCTGACAATGCTTTTTCTGGTTGGCCGGAATACAATAAGATATGCGCTTTAGGGGGATGGGAAAACCGAAATGAAAAATCGGGCCCCTATGTTTACTGGCAAGATGGAAAGCTGATTAAAGATAGTTCGCCCGGACAGGGTGGATCCCATGGTAAACAACATGAATATGTGTTGACCGCACGTGATGAGGTGCACCCAATCATGAAAGGATTGCCAAAAAAATGGAGACATGCTACCGATGAGCTATATGATAGAATGCGTGGACCCGGAAATATTCAGGATATTCTTTTTACTGCATTTTCGGAAAAGTCAACAAATGGTTCTGGAAGAGAAGAACCTCTTATGTTTACTGTTAATTATGGAAATGCGCGTATTTTCCATACGATGCTTGGACATGCGGGAGCTACAGTAAAAGATAGTCCTGCCATGCAGTGTACCGGTTTTCAGATAACGCTTCTTCGTGGAGCCGAATGGGCAGCAACAGGAAAGGTTACAATTAAAGTACCTTTGGATTTTCCCACGGAAACTAAGGTAACTTTTCGTCCTGACTATAAATAAAAATTATGTATTTGATTGTTCAACGATCAATATCCAATCATTCCCTCTTCCAGAAGAAGGGGGAATAACATTCGTATATTCTCCTTTGAACTCCGGATTAGTATATGGATTTAATTTGCCAGTTCGGGGATTCATCCAATGTAATTTGAGCGGATTGCCATTTTCGAGAGGTTGAAGATTTAACGTTACAGTTTCTCCGTTTGGAAAGTATATAAATGCAAACTTTTTTCCTCTGAAAGCAACAATCTTATGCTCGAACGAATCGTTTTCTGATACGATAAGATCTTGGGAAGGAAATCCATTTTGCCAATCGTATTGTTGAAGAAGTCTGCGGGCATGTATGAGATCAGATGCTCCGGGTAAATCCATTGATTGTTTCCAGTTACCTCGGGCTAAACCTACAGGTTCCCTGCCTTTATCCAACATCTGCC is from uncultured Macellibacteroides sp. and encodes:
- the radA gene encoding DNA repair protein RadA translates to MAKTKTMYVCSSCGADSPKWVGKCPSCGEWNTYVEEIVMKDPVAKRSIPGITESTKARPVLLRDITSREEARIDLGDEELNRVLGGGLVRGSLVLIGGEPGIGKSTLVLQTVLGLNSLKTLYVSGEESSSQLKLRADRLQHHNPDCFILCETNLEQIFVQANTLQPDLLIIDSIQTMFTEMIESSPGSVSQVRECSASILKYAKESGTPVLLIGHINKEGSIAGPKVLEHIVDTVLQFEGDQHYMYRILRSIKNRFGSTSELGIYEMRQNGLRQVSNPSELLLTQNHEGLSGVAISAAMEGIRPFLIETQALVSSAVYGVPQRSATGFDLRRMNMLLAVLEKRAGFKLVQKDVFLNIAGGLKVSDPAIDLAVISAVLSSSLDISIEQGVCMSGEVGLSGEIRPVNRIEQRILEAEKLGFKRMIIPHNNLKGFDFKQIKIQLIQVKKVEEAFRQLFG
- a CDS encoding FAD-dependent protein, with amino-acid sequence MIKEFQLRVLPEEAANEQALKQVIFREGGIRPEDISAIRVVKRSVDARQRTIFFNMKLRVFINEEPEELEYVPTEYNDVSTGKQVVVVGAGPGGLFASLRLIELGFRPIIVERGKNVHDRRKDIALTSREQIVNSESNYSFGEGGAGAYSDGKLYTRSKKRGSVDKILNVFCQYGASPSILADAHPHIGTDKLPGIIENIREQIKSCGGEVHFETRMDAFIRKGDEVIGVETNTGKTFMGPVILATGHSARDVFYYLQQQKIPIEAKGIAVGVRLEHPQELIDQIQYHRPEGRGEYLPAAEYSFVGQSAGRGVYSFCMCPGGVVVPAATGPKQVVVNGMSASRRGSKWSNSGMVVEIHPEDFPEFSVHKELALMKFQEQLEEYSWLNGGMKQTAPAQRMVDFVNKKNSSDTPSTSYAPGLLASPMHFWMPEFITSRLREGFRHFGKLSNGFLTNEAVMIGVESRTSSPVRIIRDRESFQHITIKGLFPCGEGAGYAGGIVSAAIDGERCAEGVAACFGGLTLGN
- a CDS encoding peptidylprolyl isomerase; this encodes MRKLFIILLGIIAGTSLSQIYGQDKTVVFTTSAGVIKARLYNDVPNHTKTFINKAVKGDYNGALFTRVIKEFMIQGGSPDSKNAPAGARCGFGDRNSEILPELRDHYFHKKGALAAPRQNDNINPKKKSDMSQFFIVHGKVYTPGELDTLELTKNLAIRRKAMNTYYKPVKLQIELLKKDNPREYNKRIAEINAKVDSVIRSTPGHLLFTEEQRKVYTTLGGCPHLDGFYTIYGEVTEGFEVVDAIAKQPKDAYDRPKKDIRIIKVTIQ
- a CDS encoding putative transporter, giving the protein MSWLNDLLWGEGIAHSVMLLAFVIAAGIQLGKIKVFGISLGITFVLFVGILLGQIGFRMNAEVLHFMKEFGLILFVYSVGMQVGPGFFSSFKKGGITLNLLACGIVFLGVTTTIVLHFITGVPMATMVGILSGAVTNTPGLGAAQQAYNDVFGTTDNTIALGYAVAYPLGVVGIILSLIVIRYVFRVSFDKENDKLNEIEGKHPNEAKPISLVVKNPAIFNKSVGEISTLIDNREFVISRISHVNDEVEIPSSATVLHENDKIFVITTERDSEALRTFIGEEIDMDRKEWIRRESKFINRRILITKSEMNGKRLGSLKLRNLYGVNITRVNRSGVDLVANPNLTLQVGDRVNVVGTESAIASVEKVLGNSMKRLNEPNLLFIFVGIFFGILLGSIPIVFPGIPQPVKLGLAGGPLIVSILISRFGYKYKLVTYTTMSANLMLREIGITLFLACVGIGAGDGFIDTIVNNGGLSWIGYGFAITTIPLLIIGFIGRYFCNLNYFTLMGLIAGSTTDPPALAYANMTAGNDAPAVGYATVYPLTMFLRVLTAQLLILFFV
- a CDS encoding ROK family protein, which encodes MGKVGSYIGVDLGGTNMRAAKVTDGVIVKQQIMPTPRTAKNCEDTIEALINVIAEVMDADVLAIGIGVPSVVDRHLGIVYNVANIPYWEEVHLKDILTSRFSVPVYVDNDANCFALGERFFGEGQAIPNFVGLTLGTGLGGGIIQQGKLLDDANCGSGEFGEIPYKEHNLEYYCSGSYFMNEWHINGKEMHERAMQNDPIALEAYHQLGLHLSVAVKIVVLTLDPQLIVFGGSVAEAHSLFEASLKEGLKDFPYPNSINGLQIRYSNLQNAGILGAASLCY
- a CDS encoding ThuA domain-containing protein, whose translation is MKQTILCKLIIILAFGLVSGVVWAKKPVKALIITGQNNHNWQVSNVVLKQILEQSGRFAVDVAIAPPAGKDMSTFVPDFAPYQLVVLDYNGDAWPEETNRRFLSFVQNGGGVVVYHAADNAFSGWPEYNKICALGGWENRNEKSGPYVYWQDGKLIKDSSPGQGGSHGKQHEYVLTARDEVHPIMKGLPKKWRHATDELYDRMRGPGNIQDILFTAFSEKSTNGSGREEPLMFTVNYGNARIFHTMLGHAGATVKDSPAMQCTGFQITLLRGAEWAATGKVTIKVPLDFPTETKVTFRPDYK